The following proteins are encoded in a genomic region of Paenibacillus sp. FSL H3-0469:
- a CDS encoding carbohydrate binding domain-containing protein has product MKRKRNRLLVPVLITSIVLSIMMNLFVLPQAKVEAASIGTVTENDTIYQIMVDRFNDGDSSNNATGAAIRFGENSEEDFRYMKGGDWQGVIDKLPYIHNMGYTAIWISPVAEPQMTNRENNGSGKNTAYHGYNVKDPNKANPYFGTKEKLKELVDSAHALGIKVIIDVVPNHIGDYMLGTQAYYDIPSLQPAAPFNNPAWYHHNGDINWSLADGRYDQWAQDYLENHDLGGLDDIDFDVPAAKQAIFSSIKGWFDYTGADGARVDAAKLMKPTDIGELQNLLGVNTFGENFDGNAEFVSRWVGTNKEWGMLDFPLFFSVLNSFAYGQSFDANIKGTLAQDSYYGGNANHMVTFIDNHDRNRFLTEAGGSVEKLQNALSFIFTVRGTPVVFQGTEQNKGNGNGQIMTGGIADTWNRWSMVKRDANGNVLENYFNENASTFKHVAKLNEIRKNNPALRTGTQREMWSAQNLYAFSRRIDTGTNVGQEVISAFSNASSGSQTVTLPLRAESTLTAGTVLVNQLNPSDTVTVQAGGVTGKQITVTLGANSAKIYSKTQPVTDTQAPSVPGNVTATVQNASSALVSWSASTDNVGVTGYEIYRNGVKIGTSATTSFTDNGLVGSTNYSYTVKAYDAAMNLSAFSAAALIVTPAGNSVTIYYKQGYTNPYIHYRPVGGTWTTSPGVAIPAAEVAGYNKITINIGAATQLEACFNNGSGTWDSNGGSNYLFGTGTWTYTPTGNIQAGGPVAPTASPTATPTVAPTATPTVAPTVAPTVAPTATPTVAPTATPTVAPTVAPTATPVPTATPAGNSATIYYKNTAFSNSYIHYKLDGATTWTTSPGVQMQASTFTGYKAITIPLGSATGLTAAFNNGSGTWDNNGGNNYHFGTGSSSLVGGSLTSGEPQADSVTFRVTVPGSTPANAQVYLTGSFNSWNAADPAYLLTRGSDGIYSITLNLPAGSAVTYKLTRGSWATVETASGGADIANRTLTPAGGAQTVTLSVQRWKDQ; this is encoded by the coding sequence ATGAAAAGAAAACGTAACCGCCTGCTTGTTCCCGTTCTAATCACATCCATTGTATTGTCGATCATGATGAATCTGTTTGTCCTGCCGCAAGCTAAGGTGGAAGCAGCCAGCATTGGAACAGTAACCGAGAATGACACGATCTATCAGATTATGGTTGACCGCTTCAATGACGGGGATTCTTCCAATAATGCAACAGGCGCGGCTATCCGCTTCGGGGAGAACTCCGAGGAGGATTTCCGTTACATGAAGGGCGGCGACTGGCAGGGGGTCATTGACAAGCTCCCGTATATTCACAATATGGGCTATACCGCGATCTGGATCTCACCGGTAGCCGAGCCGCAGATGACTAACCGCGAGAACAACGGTTCAGGCAAGAACACGGCCTACCACGGCTACAATGTCAAAGACCCGAACAAGGCCAACCCTTACTTCGGTACCAAAGAAAAGCTAAAAGAGCTTGTAGACTCCGCGCATGCGCTCGGAATTAAGGTCATCATTGATGTCGTTCCCAACCACATCGGCGATTACATGCTGGGCACTCAGGCTTATTATGATATTCCTTCCTTGCAGCCTGCCGCTCCATTCAATAATCCGGCCTGGTATCACCACAATGGGGACATTAACTGGTCTCTTGCCGATGGACGGTACGATCAGTGGGCCCAGGATTATCTGGAGAATCATGATCTGGGTGGTCTGGATGATATCGACTTCGATGTTCCTGCCGCTAAGCAGGCCATATTCAGCTCAATTAAGGGTTGGTTTGACTATACGGGAGCCGATGGCGCCCGGGTCGATGCAGCCAAGCTGATGAAGCCGACGGATATCGGCGAACTCCAGAATTTGCTGGGCGTGAATACTTTTGGGGAGAATTTTGACGGCAATGCCGAATTCGTCTCCCGCTGGGTCGGTACCAACAAGGAGTGGGGGATGCTCGACTTCCCGTTATTCTTCTCCGTGCTGAACAGCTTTGCGTACGGGCAGTCTTTTGACGCGAATATCAAAGGCACTCTGGCTCAAGACTCCTACTATGGCGGCAACGCCAACCATATGGTTACCTTCATCGACAATCATGACCGCAACCGCTTCCTGACCGAGGCCGGGGGCAGTGTTGAGAAGCTGCAGAATGCTTTGTCCTTTATTTTCACCGTGCGCGGAACACCTGTGGTCTTCCAGGGAACCGAGCAGAACAAGGGCAACGGCAACGGTCAGATCATGACGGGCGGCATCGCTGATACGTGGAACCGTTGGTCGATGGTGAAGCGGGATGCAAACGGCAATGTGCTGGAGAATTATTTCAATGAGAATGCCAGTACCTTCAAGCATGTAGCCAAGCTGAACGAGATCCGCAAAAATAACCCGGCCCTGCGCACCGGCACCCAGCGCGAAATGTGGTCCGCACAGAATCTGTACGCCTTCTCCCGGCGGATTGATACAGGCACGAATGTCGGTCAGGAGGTCATCTCCGCATTCAGTAATGCCTCCAGCGGATCACAGACAGTGACGCTGCCGCTGCGCGCCGAAAGCACGCTTACCGCAGGTACGGTTCTGGTGAACCAACTGAACCCTTCCGATACTGTGACCGTGCAAGCGGGCGGTGTTACCGGTAAGCAAATTACAGTTACCCTGGGCGCCAATTCGGCCAAAATCTACTCCAAAACTCAGCCGGTAACCGATACGCAAGCACCAAGTGTTCCGGGGAATGTAACAGCAACGGTACAGAATGCCTCCAGCGCGCTGGTGTCCTGGTCAGCATCCACCGATAATGTCGGGGTGACCGGGTATGAAATTTACCGCAATGGAGTGAAGATCGGAACTTCGGCAACGACCTCTTTTACAGATAACGGACTGGTGGGCAGCACTAATTATTCCTATACGGTAAAAGCGTATGACGCCGCCATGAATCTGTCGGCCTTCAGCGCAGCCGCTCTGATCGTTACCCCTGCCGGTAACAGTGTGACAATCTACTACAAGCAGGGTTACACCAATCCGTACATTCATTACCGCCCAGTGGGCGGGACTTGGACGACCTCTCCAGGCGTGGCTATCCCAGCTGCCGAGGTAGCTGGCTATAACAAAATCACCATTAACATCGGCGCAGCCACCCAGCTCGAAGCCTGCTTCAATAACGGCAGCGGCACCTGGGACAGCAATGGCGGCAGCAATTATCTGTTCGGCACCGGCACCTGGACCTATACGCCTACAGGCAATATCCAGGCAGGCGGTCCGGTAGCGCCAACGGCATCGCCGACGGCTACACCAACCGTAGCCCCAACAGCGACACCGACCGTGGCGCCAACGGTGGCACCAACTGTAGCTCCAACAGCTACACCGACGGTCGCACCGACCGCAACACCTACAGTAGCACCAACCGTAGCGCCAACGGCGACACCTGTGCCAACCGCCACTCCGGCGGGCAACAGCGCTACGATCTATTACAAGAATACAGCATTCAGTAACTCCTATATCCATTATAAGCTGGATGGGGCGACCACATGGACGACCTCACCGGGAGTGCAGATGCAGGCCTCTACTTTCACCGGCTACAAAGCCATTACCATTCCGCTCGGCAGCGCCACAGGCCTGACCGCAGCCTTTAATAACGGCAGCGGTACTTGGGACAACAATGGCGGAAATAACTATCATTTTGGCACCGGCAGCTCGAGTCTGGTAGGAGGAAGCTTGACCTCCGGGGAACCGCAGGCGGATAGCGTAACCTTCCGGGTTACCGTTCCGGGCTCGACTCCGGCGAATGCTCAGGTCTATCTGACGGGTTCGTTCAACAGCTGGAATGCGGCAGATCCGGCCTACCTGCTGACCCGTGGAAGTGATGGGATCTACTCCATCACCTTGAACCTTCCGGCAGGCAGCGCCGTGACGTATAAGCTGACGCGCGGAAGCTGGGCCACGGTAGAGACCGCGTCTGGCGGTGCTGATATCGCGAACCGGACGCTTACACCGGCAGGCGGAGCACAGACAGTGACGCTAAGTGTGCAGCGCTGGAAGGATCAGTAA